Proteins co-encoded in one Dreissena polymorpha isolate Duluth1 chromosome 12, UMN_Dpol_1.0, whole genome shotgun sequence genomic window:
- the LOC127853445 gene encoding uncharacterized protein LOC127853445, protein MLKFATPVYVTKVDVYETFNAGGVKEIWCFDFQEEIFPNGTMAVNRRWIRLWSTNQVSVIKSARIFSVSFKSTIRYFSDTIRLVIDCTAANTWVEIDAVRLKGLQKSWSRLAKREHVNEVLEDEEDKAVTAVESAPAKMSIKQLLAHVRK, encoded by the exons ATG TTGAAGTTCGCCACCCCCGTCTACGTAACAAAAGTCGACGTCTACGAGACTTTCAATGCTGGCGGTGTCAAGGAAATTTGGTGCTTCGATTTCCAAGAAGAAATTTTTCCCAACGGAACAATGGCCGTTAACAGGAGGTGGATAAGGCTATGGTCGACGAACCAAGTATCCGTTATTAAGTCTGCGAGGATTTTTAGTGTATCGTTTAAG TCTACAATTCGTTATTTCTCGGACACCATTCGGCTGGTTATCGACTGCACCGCTGCAAACACCTGGGTGGAGATAGACGCTGTGAGGCTGAAAGGCTTACAGA aGTCGTGGAGTCGTCTTGCAAAACGTGAGCATGTGAATGAAGTGCTAGAAGATGAGGAGGACAAGGCCGTTACAGCCGTTGAGTCCGCACCAGCAAAGATGAGCATCAAGCAGCTACTCGCGCACGTTAGGAAATAG